In Triticum urartu cultivar G1812 chromosome 6, Tu2.1, whole genome shotgun sequence, the following proteins share a genomic window:
- the LOC125512514 gene encoding MOB kinase activator-like 1A, with amino-acid sequence MTKELLSSCRYEYRWADGVQIKKPIEVSAPKYVEYLMDWIEGQLDNESLFPQKLGTPFPPNFKDVVNTIFKRLFRVYAHIYHSHFQKIVSLKEEAHLNTCFKHFILFTNEFGLIDKKELAPLQELIESIIVPY; translated from the exons ATGACAAAAGAACTGCTATCTTCATGTAGGTATGAGTACCGATGGGCTGATGGTGTACAGATAAAGAAGCCCATAGAAGTGTCAGCACCAAAATACGTGGAGTACCTAATGGACTGGATTGAAGGCCAGCTTGACAATGAATCCTTATTTCCTCAGAAGCTTG GCACACCATTTCCACCCAACTTCAAGGATGTTGTAAACACAATTTTCAAGCGCTTGTTTCGTGTTTATGCCCACATATATCACTCCCATTTTCAGAAGATTGTCAGCCTCAAGGAGGAGGCTCATCTTAACACCTGCTTCAAGCACTTCATTCTGTTTACGAAC GAATTTGGGCTGATTGACAAGAAAGAACTGGCTCCCCTCCAGGAGCTCATCGAATCAATCATCGTTCCATACTGA